The proteins below come from a single Ochotona princeps isolate mOchPri1 chromosome 13, mOchPri1.hap1, whole genome shotgun sequence genomic window:
- the LOC131481671 gene encoding protein FAM170A-like, protein MEQREKRKHLEREYSSPAVKKSRDLCEGESPPGSVLDDKILVQEEEDPLGKLQCYTHDSSVCMPSDAELQLLQQDVPEPCEVVEIETCIQASGESDSRSESVYSSSTSRNSNEEEMHQSQKEDLGVRHSDRPLPQDVEQKSSTTWNDICFHVHLANEPCSDELHMRKERAMKIYYMYVKRQREANTVYNTQEGILPPKKSARVQELSCIGKVPLEVSCTSVLTEDMIINNEASCGTVDEDDFEAEVPAEILALEDRPRMKTPEWLLWPESGFKCMACCRVFPSLDILEEHVKNGVKEGFSCCIFHLAFAWMKSKES, encoded by the exons ATTTATGTGAGGGGGAGTCACCACCTGGGAGCGTTTTGGATGACAAGATCCTGGTCCAAGAGGAAGAAGATCCATTGGGCAAGTTGCAGTGCTACACCCATGACTCCAGTGTGTGCATGCCCTCTGATGCTG AGTTGCAGCTGCTTCAACAAGATGTGCCTGAGCCATGTGAGGTCGTGGAGATTGAAACATGCATCCAGGCATCAGGAGAGAGTGATTCCAGATCAGAATCAGTCTATTCTTCAAGCACATCCAGAAATTCTAATGAAGAAG AAATGCATCAAAGCCAGAAGGAAGATCTTGGTGTTAGACACTCTGACAGGCCTTTACCCCAGGATGTGGAACAGAAGAGCTCCACCACCTGGAATGATATATGCTTCCATGTGCACTTAGCCAATGAGCCCTGCTCAGATGAATTACATATGAGAAAGGAGCGGGCCATgaaaatatattatatgtatgttaaaaggcagagagaggccaaCACTGTATATAACACACAGGAAGGCATTTTGCCTCCCAAGAAGAGCGCAAGAGTGCAAGAATTGAGCTGCATTGGGAAAGTCCCTTTGGAGGTCAGCTGTACTTCTGTGCTTACAGAAGATATGATCATCAACAATGAGGCcagctgtggcacagtagatgaAGATGATTTTGAGgctgaggttccagcagagaTTCTAGCCCTGGAGGACAGGCCCAGGATGAAGACACctgagtggctcttgtggccagAAAGTGGCTTTAAATGCATGGCCTGCTGCCGAGTGTTCCCCAGCCTGGACATCCTGGAGGAACACGTGAAGAATGGAGTCAAGGAGGGCTTCAGTTGCTGCATTTTTCACCTGGCATTTGCCTGGATGAAATCAAAAGAATCGTAA